The Methanospirillum lacunae nucleotide sequence ATATAAGGGAACAAAATGCAGAAAAGGTATTACGATCTTTGTTCTGCCCAAAAAAAATAGCCATATTGAATGCACTCGTCCCAAGATCACGATAAAACCCGAGTAAGGAGATCAGGTCTGCAGCAAAATCTTCTAGAACATCGCTGAACTCCGCAACCGTGGTTAGAGGCAGAAGACATCGGATCTCTCTTTCACCGATCGGAACCGGATGAGCATACCAGAAAAGAATAGTTCCAGGTAGATCTCTTCCACTACGTTCTGCATCCTTTCTGACATCCTCAAAATATCCTCTACCATGGGTCTTATGATACTGCTCTCCTGCCAGAAGATATCGGGAAGGTAAAGTGTCAGGCTGATGATCACATAGTCCTTGGAGATGAGGATGTGGAAGAGATGCACCAGCAGACGGGAGGTAATTCCAGTTGATGGATACATACTCTGATTGTTTTTTAAGAGCAGTCACCTGGCCGGAAAGGGCATCTGCAATCTGTTTATGAGTAAATGTGGGGACTGAGTGCTCATGTGTTATTGAGGTCACTACATGATAGGCAGCAAACGGGTAAAGATTCGGAAAGGTGATACTCTCACCGATATGGATCCGTTTTCCATCAGGAAATACGGGTGTTACTTCTTCAATGAGGCCAGGGCAGAAGGGACAATCTTCATCTTTGTATGTAGGAATATAAACACCGCCAATACCCCGTTTTAACCGTTCCGGACAGATTCTGGTTCGTAGACCCGTCAGGTCCTCTACACGATATTCGATAAATCCTTCAGTATGTTCAGTTCTAAAAGAGGTAAACATCACTCTGCCCCATTTCTCGTATGGAGCATTTTACTATAAATATAAACCGAAAAAAGGGATGTAGCCTTAATATTTAGACTACGTACTTACCGAGCAGGCGGATGGAGTTGACAACGTCCGGGCCGAGTGGTGATCCAAAGATAACCTGAGTAACACCGGATTTCATCAGGTCCTCACACTTCTGCTTGACAGTGTCCGGGGTTCCTGCAATGGTGAATGCATCGATGGTTGCATCGTCGACATTTTCTCCAGCAGTCTTGAAGTCAAACTTGCCGAGTGCTGCCTTGATATTTGCAACCTTAGCGAGGTCGAGACCATGGCGCTGGAGCAGTGGCTCTGGAGATCCAGCTGCAATGAATGCGGCTACAATCTTTGCTGCATTGCGTGCCTTCTTCTCATTCTTGTCGATGGACATTGCAGTGTATGCACCAATGTCAAAGTTCTTCTTACCTACCTTCTCACAAGCTGCCTTGATGATTGGGATAGCTACTTCGAAGTCTTTGGGGTTGGATGCGTTGATCAGGGCACCGTCTCCGATGGTTCCTGCAAGTTCCAGAACTTTTGGTCCCTGGGCACCGATATACATCGGAATGCCCTTCTTTCCTGGGAGGCTGACACCGGTGAGCTTGGCACCATCGTAGTCAAAGAATTTCATGCCGCTCTTTGAAACCTGTTCACCAGCGATGAGCTTGCGCATCTGCACAACTGCTTCCTCAAGGCGTCCGACCGGCTTTTCCGGGTTGATTGCGAGCTTTGGAAGGGTTGAGAGGTCGCCAGGTCCGATACCCATTACTGCACGGCCCTCAGATATCTCATCAAGGGTACATGCAAAGGATGCCATTGCAGCAGGTGTATCGGTGAAGGCGTTCATAATACCCGGACCCATCTTCAGGGTTGTTGTTGCCTGAGCAATTGCTGCAAGGGTTGGGTAGCAGTGGCGGTTGTTGTAGTGGTTTGTAATCCAGGCAAAGTCAATATCCTTTGACTCTGCAAGTTTACAGTAATTAACCACCTGTTTGACGTTAATGTTTCCTGGAACGAATTCTATACCATAACTCAAGGTCTGTCACCTCAAAAAATTAATAAAACCCGAACCGGTAAAAACATTATTATTTGAATCTCGAATAATCAGACAATATTGGAATAATAAAGCAAAATCAACCAGGTTTTCATGTAAAGATCTCTATTTTGAGAGAAAAATAATTGCAGACGCATGGAGTTATGAGGCATATCGGCAGTTATGAACAGATTTTCATCATGCCCCCAGATACTCTTTATGAGATCAGGGGAGTACATATATACACTTCAACGACTGGCTTGAGGAGTATCGTGCAACGGGTGATGAAATGAGACTCTTGATATTAGGACTTGGCACGGCTGGGAGTAGAATTGCTGATGCTATAGCAGAACCAGCCGCTGGATCAACCCGTAACACTCTTCATGTGATAGCTGTAGATAATGATCCAACTATCCTTGAAAATCTAAAATACATCAGAAGAGACAGAAAGGTCTACTTTCCAAAAGACTCCATCTCAACACCAGAACTCCTGACAACCACCTTTACCATTGATGAGGTGAAAGCCCAGCTCAAGTCAAATGATGCTGGAGGACATGATGCAGTACTCCTCTGTGCAGGACTCGGAGGTGGCCTTATAGATCTGGTTCCTCATCTGGTTGGCATTATCAGAGAGACGATGTTTGAGCCGGTCTTTGCCCTGGTAACTCTTCCTTCTGATGATGAAGGTCAGGAACGACTCAAACGGGCCGCAACAAATATGCGTCAAATCCGTTCAATCCTTGACGGAGTCATTGTCTTTGATAACCAGCTCTGGCTCGATAAAGTTCGTGAACAGATTGAAACAGCTGTTCAACAACCCGGGCCGGGAGTCACAGAACGGTTTTGGATTCCCGGCACCCCCGAGAAGACTTCTGTTGATCCCTACGACCTGATCAACCACCAGATCTCAAAACGGATTCAGTTGCTGATCCAGGCAGGAGAAGTTCAGGATACACCACCACAGATGGTGCTTGATACTAGAGAAATTCTAAATACCATTACAGGAATGGGACTGATTACAATAGGTCTTGCAGACGAGTTTCTTGAAGAACATTCAAAGATAGGATTTTTCCGCCAGAAACAGGAGTCCCTTGTCCATAGGCAGGAAAAGGCTGGGAGAATAGTGAAACTTGCTGAAAAAGCTGTATTCAGAGATATATCAGCATACAGCGAACTCTCATCAGCCAAAAAGGCCCTTATATTGTTGATCGGACCTGAAGATGAACTTTCCATGAAAGGGTTTATGGCTGTCAGAAAATGGATCGATGATAGTATCAATGGTTATGAACTCAGATCTGGAGATAGTCCTGTATCATCACGACACGGCTCACATGTAGCAGTCCTCATTGTTTTGTCTGGCTTAAGTGAGATACCCAGAGTCAGCGAACTTGATAGATTAATTCAGAAAAATTAACCCCAATAAAAAAGTTAGTTTGAATTTACTATTCGGGAGAATGGAATTGTTCCTGCTCCTATTTCAGTTGTGAGTTTAAGACCCTCTTCTGCCGCATATCCAATTGAATTCATCCCTGAATAAGAAACCAGGGAAATTCGTCCGGGATCAGTAACAAGATTAAAGATCTGACCCCTTCCCATCATAAGAGGAAACCTGAAACCACATCCCTGCATCCTTGTGATCAGATCAGATGCTCTATCCCATGACAAACCTGGAATTTGCCTGATATTTGCGAGAAGAACTCCGGACCCATCTGAAATAAACGGGCCAATTGACGTGAGACCTGAGTTTATGAAGAGTTGTAAGGGATCAACTGTGGAACCCTGATAGCCAATCAGATCAACAAATTCAATCGGTTTTTTATCCACAATCCGTATTGTCCCTCCATATGCCATCTTTACGGGAATGCCATTGTGCTGGAAGACACCATCCATAGTAATACTACAGACGGTCAGAATCCCGGTATGATCTGCAGGAACACGTGAGTCGCGATCCAAAAAGGCAAAGGACTTGAAAAAACTACATCCCGCATCCCGTACCCTATCAAAAACTTTGGTTACTGCGTCTAGTTTTTCATTTGGCACAATGGTAAGGTTATACGCCACATCACCGGTCGAAGTATCAGGGTTGAATGTGCTCTTAAATGCCAGCCGCTCAAGTTTAGAAATAACAAAACCAATACGGTCTTCTACCAGGGCGCGATCTGTCTCTGCTATACCGGTGGAGGTTAGAATTCTCCCCTGATTACCAACCTTTTCAGTGAATCCACGTGTATCCAGATATCGGAGATAGTACTGAACGGCCCGATCAGTCATCACATATCCGCGTTCTGCCAGAAGTTCTGAAAGGCGTTTTGCTCCCATAGGCTCCTGGTGATCCTTGAGAATTCGCAAAATTTCGATATACTTATGTTCAGTCTTGATCATCGTGCTGGAACCACTCCGTTGCTATCCTGATACCGACCATTATAGATCTCGTCACCAGCGCTGACTTCCGAAAAGATCATCTGCACAATCCGGTCACCAGCTTTTATAGAAACTGGTTCTGGACCCATGTTTACGAGACATAGAGTGAGATGACCTCTGAATCCGGGATCAACAAACCCCCCACTGATAAGGAGCCCACGCCGTGCATACGAAGATCGACAACGAAGCGTGGCAGCGAGGTCACCTGGGAGTTCCACCCATTCCATTGTAGCGACCAGCGTCATCATCCCGCGTTCAAGTGAGTACTCTTCAGAAGCCCGAAGATCATATGAAGCAGGCTGTTGGCACTCAGAGCCATATGGCTCGAGAACAACACCTCCATTACCGGCAGGAACCCCAAGCCTCTGCCGGAGCGAGCGTGATGACAGAATCATACCATACAGGTAGGATAAAAATCATTAATATCTTACGGATGGAATTGTCTAGAGGATCCATGGGGTAGCGGATATCCTACCGGGCTTCGGACCCGGGGACGTGGGTTCGATTCCCACTGGATCCGTAAAAATTAGAGTGATCTCTTTCTGAGATCAACACGTCTTTTCTTTGCCCGCGATGATGGTCTCTTTCCACCGCCCCGGAAATAAAGAATTCCAAGTAAAATTAGTACCACAAGAATGATGATCCCGACATCCATCCATGGGAATGGAGTTGTTGTCTTGTCTTTCTCTTTTGGACTCAAGACAAGAATTACCGGGGATGAGACAGGAGGAATAATAGTTGTATTATTTTGTAGATACCCTGACAGGTTTGCCCCAATATGATAAGTCTGGTTTTCTATAAGGCTAAGGGTCGCTGTTCCATTGTTGTTGCTTGCAGCAACCTGTGAACCGTTTACCATAACTGAAGCATTGGGAAGAATTTTCCCCTGATTATCCCGGATCAGAACAGGTACTGAAATGAGGTCAGGAGAGAGATCAAAGATAATGTCAGAGTTATTTGATGTGAGATCAAGGCTCCTGCTTTCAGGTTTGTAGCCTTTTTTACTCACACTGAAAAGATAAGACCGTATCTCTAGATCAGGGATAGAGATTCTTCCATATTGGGTGGTAAGTCCAACTGAATTGCCATCTATCCGTACATCCGCTCCTTCAATAGGTTGTTTTGCAGGATCATATACCGAGACAAACACAGTAGATTTAAGTGGCACGATAACTACATCAAGAATTAAATCCTCTTCCCCAGGATTTTTCTGCAGGATTGTTTTCTCATATCCAGGTGATCTTGCCTCGATCATATGATCCACACCCCTGCTCATATTTGTGATCAGAATTCCTTTCGCATTTGTCTTCCCTGAATCTTTTCCGTCAGTCAGAATTTGAACATCAGGAACCGGATGCTTTGTATCTGCATCCAGAACATGGAGAGAGATCCGATCACTTCTGATCATGGAGTACTGAGCCGCTGTATCCTCAAACCTGGTAACTAGTTTGTCCCTGATGGTTTGGTATATACCACCAGCGATTGTGAGATCATAAACCTGTTCAGTTCTGAGAGAAAGAAGAGCAGTTCCATTTGAATTAGTACGATTCTGTCCGATAGTCCCATCCGGCAAACTCGCTTTCACTTGAATGTCAGGTAGGGGAAGAAGCGTATCAGCATCAAAAACCTGGATGGTATATGTGCAGTTGCGTATTTGAAGGGGGACAAGGAGCAGGGTATCGTTTACAAGGGGCTTTCCCGTCCAGTCACGATATCCGGCCTTTGCAATCCTGAGAGTAGGAGGATACCCTTCATACGAGAGATTGTATGTCCCATTCTCATTAGTTGTTGCAGCATACTCACCATTGGTGTAAATGAGTGCCTGAGGGATCGGTGCTGTTCGATCTGTCTGCTCAAATACCATAATATTGAGACCACAAACTGGAAAGATAGCCAGAAGGCAGATCAGGAGGACAATCACTCCACCAGACACCAGTTTGTGTATCGTATGTTCCATCAATCCCTCCCTATCTTAATGTGTAGTCATTTTCATACTGAAGATCATTCAACACCGTTGTTACGCTGTTTTGAGGGAAGCCATTCCCGCTGGTTTGGAACACGGTCCATAAGCATACCTTCCACAATAACAGGACGTAGTGTTCTTGCAGTCTCAAGGGCTTTCTCAAGTCTCCATTTTCGCTCTGCGTATAAAGTAAATATTGGATCTCCACGTTTGAGACGTGTTCCTGGTTTCGCATGGATGTAGAGACCTGCACCATGATCATTTGGAGCTCCTGCCACACGTGCAATTGTAATCAGAGACTTATTATTGAGATCCACGACATATCCGTCACGCTCGGCTTTAACAATATGGAAGAACTCACCAAGTTTAACCAGATCTGAAGTTATTTCTGGATTGCCACCCTGAATAGCAATGATATCCTTCATCTTCTTCAGGGCTTTCCCTGACTTGAGAAGATCAAGAGCAAGGGCAGATCCCTCACCCCGGTTTGCTTTCCCTGCCAGTTCAAGTGCTATCCCCGCAATCTCAGTGCTCTTCTCAATCAGGGAGTTAGGTGACTCAGATCCTTCCAGAATGGCAAGAGCCTCTTTCACCTCTAATGCCGGACCGATTGCCCGTCCAACCGGAGCGTCACCATAAGTCAGGGCACATTCAACACGCATTCCAAGCCTATCACCGATCTCGATGAACGATTGAGCCAGTTTACGGCCTTCAGGTATAGAATGAACCTTACAATTTTTACCAACTGGAATGTCAATGGCAACAACATCAGCTCCAACAGCAAATTTCTTCGCCATGACACTTGCAATCATCTGCCCAATCTGATCAATTTTGAATGGATACTCCTGAATGATAATCTTGTCATCTGCCGGAGCAATGTTGGTTGCACCACCCCAGACAATCACTCCACCAGCCTTCTGTGTCATCTGCTGAACTTCAGCGGCCGAAAATTCAACAGGTGCCAAAACTTCCATCAAATCTGCAGATCCTCCAGCCCCTGTAATTGCACGGGAACTGGTCTTTGGGATAAGTAAGCCTGCAGCTGCTATGATGGGCACCACAAGAAATGTTATTTTGTTTCCTGGAACTCCA carries:
- the dcd gene encoding dCTP deaminase, which translates into the protein MILSSRSLRQRLGVPAGNGGVVLEPYGSECQQPASYDLRASEEYSLERGMMTLVATMEWVELPGDLAATLRCRSSYARRGLLISGGFVDPGFRGHLTLCLVNMGPEPVSIKAGDRIVQMIFSEVSAGDEIYNGRYQDSNGVVPAR
- a CDS encoding AMP phosphorylase; the protein is MKLAVRLVDIAARGVLLHQQDAKTLGVFPGDRVVITNLSTGFSIADYVETTSTLIKQGKLGIYHQSNEQLQVKDGESVEVRVSDRPVSLDYIRKKMEGERLSREEIKMIVTDIVHDNLSPSEITAFVICSYINNLDIDEIESLTRSMVETGDRLEFHTGPIVDKHSIGGVPGNKITFLVVPIIAAAGLLIPKTSSRAITGAGGSADLMEVLAPVEFSAAEVQQMTQKAGGVIVWGGATNIAPADDKIIIQEYPFKIDQIGQMIASVMAKKFAVGADVVAIDIPVGKNCKVHSIPEGRKLAQSFIEIGDRLGMRVECALTYGDAPVGRAIGPALEVKEALAILEGSESPNSLIEKSTEIAGIALELAGKANRGEGSALALDLLKSGKALKKMKDIIAIQGGNPEITSDLVKLGEFFHIVKAERDGYVVDLNNKSLITIARVAGAPNDHGAGLYIHAKPGTRLKRGDPIFTLYAERKWRLEKALETARTLRPVIVEGMLMDRVPNQREWLPSKQRNNGVE
- a CDS encoding galactose-1-phosphate uridylyltransferase, which gives rise to MFTSFRTEHTEGFIEYRVEDLTGLRTRICPERLKRGIGGVYIPTYKDEDCPFCPGLIEEVTPVFPDGKRIHIGESITFPNLYPFAAYHVVTSITHEHSVPTFTHKQIADALSGQVTALKKQSEYVSINWNYLPSAGASLPHPHLQGLCDHQPDTLPSRYLLAGEQYHKTHGRGYFEDVRKDAERSGRDLPGTILFWYAHPVPIGEREIRCLLPLTTVAEFSDVLEDFAADLISLLGFYRDLGTSAFNMAIFFGQNKDRNTFSAFCSLISRINPNPLSTSDTAFMERLHLEPVILTLPEELASTWREYAQNMPNVPTIIN
- a CDS encoding carboxypeptidase-like regulatory domain-containing protein — its product is MEHTIHKLVSGGVIVLLICLLAIFPVCGLNIMVFEQTDRTAPIPQALIYTNGEYAATTNENGTYNLSYEGYPPTLRIAKAGYRDWTGKPLVNDTLLLVPLQIRNCTYTIQVFDADTLLPLPDIQVKASLPDGTIGQNRTNSNGTALLSLRTEQVYDLTIAGGIYQTIRDKLVTRFEDTAAQYSMIRSDRISLHVLDADTKHPVPDVQILTDGKDSGKTNAKGILITNMSRGVDHMIEARSPGYEKTILQKNPGEEDLILDVVIVPLKSTVFVSVYDPAKQPIEGADVRIDGNSVGLTTQYGRISIPDLEIRSYLFSVSKKGYKPESRSLDLTSNNSDIIFDLSPDLISVPVLIRDNQGKILPNASVMVNGSQVAASNNNGTATLSLIENQTYHIGANLSGYLQNNTTIIPPVSSPVILVLSPKEKDKTTTPFPWMDVGIIILVVLILLGILYFRGGGKRPSSRAKKRRVDLRKRSL
- a CDS encoding 5,10-methylenetetrahydromethanopterin reductase, which translates into the protein MSYGIEFVPGNINVKQVVNYCKLAESKDIDFAWITNHYNNRHCYPTLAAIAQATTTLKMGPGIMNAFTDTPAAMASFACTLDEISEGRAVMGIGPGDLSTLPKLAINPEKPVGRLEEAVVQMRKLIAGEQVSKSGMKFFDYDGAKLTGVSLPGKKGIPMYIGAQGPKVLELAGTIGDGALINASNPKDFEVAIPIIKAACEKVGKKNFDIGAYTAMSIDKNEKKARNAAKIVAAFIAAGSPEPLLQRHGLDLAKVANIKAALGKFDFKTAGENVDDATIDAFTIAGTPDTVKQKCEDLMKSGVTQVIFGSPLGPDVVNSIRLLGKYVV
- a CDS encoding DUF128 domain-containing protein, producing MIKTEHKYIEILRILKDHQEPMGAKRLSELLAERGYVMTDRAVQYYLRYLDTRGFTEKVGNQGRILTSTGIAETDRALVEDRIGFVISKLERLAFKSTFNPDTSTGDVAYNLTIVPNEKLDAVTKVFDRVRDAGCSFFKSFAFLDRDSRVPADHTGILTVCSITMDGVFQHNGIPVKMAYGGTIRIVDKKPIEFVDLIGYQGSTVDPLQLFINSGLTSIGPFISDGSGVLLANIRQIPGLSWDRASDLITRMQGCGFRFPLMMGRGQIFNLVTDPGRISLVSYSGMNSIGYAAEEGLKLTTEIGAGTIPFSRIVNSN
- a CDS encoding FtsZ/tubulin family protein; the protein is MRLLILGLGTAGSRIADAIAEPAAGSTRNTLHVIAVDNDPTILENLKYIRRDRKVYFPKDSISTPELLTTTFTIDEVKAQLKSNDAGGHDAVLLCAGLGGGLIDLVPHLVGIIRETMFEPVFALVTLPSDDEGQERLKRAATNMRQIRSILDGVIVFDNQLWLDKVREQIETAVQQPGPGVTERFWIPGTPEKTSVDPYDLINHQISKRIQLLIQAGEVQDTPPQMVLDTREILNTITGMGLITIGLADEFLEEHSKIGFFRQKQESLVHRQEKAGRIVKLAEKAVFRDISAYSELSSAKKALILLIGPEDELSMKGFMAVRKWIDDSINGYELRSGDSPVSSRHGSHVAVLIVLSGLSEIPRVSELDRLIQKN